In a single window of the Orcinus orca chromosome 9, mOrcOrc1.1, whole genome shotgun sequence genome:
- the TMEM209 gene encoding transmembrane protein 209 isoform X1, whose protein sequence is MLGFAHVQWRVARASRFRAKNAMQGEPNPSASLIDRTIKMRKETEARKVVLAWGLLNVSMAGMIYTEMTGRMCSLYYNVRYWPLWYIELALGFLFSLNALFDFWRYFKYTVAPTSLVVSPGQQTLLGLKTAAVQTTPPRDLAAPQIPPSPPSPSIQGQSVLSYSPSRSPSTSPKFTTSCITGYSPQLQGLSSGGSGSYSPGVTYSPISGYNKLASYSPSPSSPYPTTVGPVENSGLRSRYRSSPTVYNSPTDKEDYMTDLRTLDTFLRSEEEKQHRVKLGSPDSTSPSTSPTFWNHSRFMGDYAQTLKKFQYQLACRSQAPCANKDEADLSSKQAAEEVWARVTMNRQLLDHMDSWTAKFRNWINETILVPLVQEIESVSTQMRRMGCPELQIGEASITSLKQAALVKAPLIPTLNTIVQYLDLTPNQEYLFERIKELSQGGCMSSFRWNRGGDFKGRKWDTDLPTDSAIIMHVFCTYLDSRLPPHPKYPDGKTFTSQHFVQTPNKPDVTNENVFCIYQSAINPPHYELIYQRHFYSLPKGRNNMFHTLLMFLYIIKTKESGMLGRVNLGLSGVNILWIFGE, encoded by the exons ATGCTTGGCTTCGCGCATGTGCAGTGGAGAGTGGCGCGAGCCAGCCGTTTCCGGGCGAAGAACGCG ATGCAAGGGGAGCCAAACCCTAGTGCTTCCCTTATTGACAGAACCATCAAgatgagaaaagaaacagaagctaGGAAAGTGGTTTTAGCCTGGGGACTCCTAAATGTATCTATGGCTGGAATGATATATACTGAAAT gactGGAAGAATGTGTAGTTTATATTATAATGTGAGATACTGGCCCCTCTGGTATATAG AGCTTGCCCTTGGATTTCTCTTCAGCCTAAACGCTTTATTTGATTTTTGGAGATATTTCAAGTACACTGTGGCACCAACAAGTCTGGTTGTTAGCCCTGGACAGCAAACACTTTTAGGGTTGAAAACAGCTG CTGTACAGACTACTCCTCCACGTGATCTGGCAGCACCCCAaatccctccctctccaccttcTCCTTCAATTCAGGGTCAGAGTGTATTAAGTTATAGCCCATCTCGCTCACCCAGTACCAGCCCCAAGTTCACCACCAGCTGTATAACTGGATACAGCCCTCAGCTACAAGGTCTGTCATCAGGTGGCAGTGGTTCTTATAGCCCTGGAGTGACCTACTCACCCATCAGTGGTTATAACAAG tTGGCCAGCTATAGTCCCTCTCCATCTTCTCCATACCCTACCACTGTTGGACCAGTGGAGAACAGTGGATTGAGATCTCGCTACCGTTCTTCACCCACCGTCTACAACTCCCCTACTGACAAAGAAGACTACATGACAGACCTACGAACCTTGGATACTTTTCTTAGAAGTGAAGAAGAGAAACAGCATAGAGTTAAgctgg GAAGCCCAGATTCTACTTCGCCTTCCACCAGTCCTACTTTCTGGAACCACAGTCGTTTTATGGGGGATTATGCACAAACTTTAAAGAAGTTTCAGTATCAGCTTGCCTGTAGGTCTCAGGCCCCATGTGCTAACAAAGATGAAGCTGATCTCAGTTCTAAACAAGCTGCAGAGGag gtCTGGGCAAGAGTGACTATGAATAGACAACTTCTTGATCATATGGATTCATGGACAGCCAAGTTCAGAAAT TGGATCAATGAGACAATATTAGTGCCACTTGTACAAGAGATTGAGTCTGTCAGCACACAAATGAGGCGAATGGGTTGTCCAGAGCTGCAAATAGGAG AGGCTAGTATTACTAGCTTGAAGCAGGCTGCTCTGGTCAAAGCTCCACTCATTCCAACTCTAAATACAATCGTGCAGTATCTAGACCTCACGCCAAATCAGGAATACTTGTTTGAAAGGATCAAAG AACTTTCCCAAGGAGGCTGTATGAGCTCATTTCGATGGAATAGAGGTGGAGACTTCAAAGGCCGCAAGTGGGATACAGACCTGCCCACTGATTCTGCT ATCATCATGCATGTGTTTTGCACCTACCTTGATTCCAGACTACCTCCACATCCTAAATACCCTGATGGAAAAACATTTACTTCTCAGCACTTTGTTCAGACACCAAATAAACCAG ACGTGACAAATGAGAATGTTTTTTGCATTTATCAGAGTGCTATCAACCCTCCCCATTATGAGCTAATCTACCAGCGTCATTTCTACAGTCTTCCAAAG GGCCGAAATAATATGTTTCATACATTATTAATGTTTCTCTACATCATAAAGACCAAAGAGTCAGGAATGCTTGG gaGAGTTAATCTTGGTCTATCCGGTGTGAATATTTTGTGGATTTTTGGCGAGTAG
- the TMEM209 gene encoding transmembrane protein 209 isoform X2 codes for MLGFAHVQWRVARASRFRAKNAMQGEPNPSASLIDRTIKMRKETEARKVVLAWGLLNVSMAGMIYTEMTGRMCSLYYNVRYWPLWYIELALGFLFSLNALFDFWRYFKYTVAPTSLVVSPGQQTLLGLKTAAVQTTPPRDLAAPQIPPSPPSPSIQGQSVLSYSPSRSPSTSPKFTTSCITGYSPQLQGLSSGGSGSYSPGVTYSPISGYNKLASYSPSPSSPYPTTVGPVENSGLRSRYRSSPTVYNSPTDKEDYMTDLRTLDTFLRSEEEKQHRVKLGSPDSTSPSTSPTFWNHSRFMGDYAQTLKKFQYQLACRSQAPCANKDEADLSSKQAAEEVWARVTMNRQLLDHMDSWTAKFRNWINETILVPLVQEIESVSTQMRRMGCPELQIGEASITSLKQAALVKAPLIPTLNTIVQYLDLTPNQEYLFERIKELSQGGCMSSFRWNRGGDFKGRKWDTDLPTDSAISSYRYNHLKTFLLILSLEKNLKIGVMRFPGGAVVESPPADAGDTGSCPSPGRSHMPRSGWAREPWPLSLRVRSLCSATGEATTVRGPRTAKKKKKLESL; via the exons ATGCTTGGCTTCGCGCATGTGCAGTGGAGAGTGGCGCGAGCCAGCCGTTTCCGGGCGAAGAACGCG ATGCAAGGGGAGCCAAACCCTAGTGCTTCCCTTATTGACAGAACCATCAAgatgagaaaagaaacagaagctaGGAAAGTGGTTTTAGCCTGGGGACTCCTAAATGTATCTATGGCTGGAATGATATATACTGAAAT gactGGAAGAATGTGTAGTTTATATTATAATGTGAGATACTGGCCCCTCTGGTATATAG AGCTTGCCCTTGGATTTCTCTTCAGCCTAAACGCTTTATTTGATTTTTGGAGATATTTCAAGTACACTGTGGCACCAACAAGTCTGGTTGTTAGCCCTGGACAGCAAACACTTTTAGGGTTGAAAACAGCTG CTGTACAGACTACTCCTCCACGTGATCTGGCAGCACCCCAaatccctccctctccaccttcTCCTTCAATTCAGGGTCAGAGTGTATTAAGTTATAGCCCATCTCGCTCACCCAGTACCAGCCCCAAGTTCACCACCAGCTGTATAACTGGATACAGCCCTCAGCTACAAGGTCTGTCATCAGGTGGCAGTGGTTCTTATAGCCCTGGAGTGACCTACTCACCCATCAGTGGTTATAACAAG tTGGCCAGCTATAGTCCCTCTCCATCTTCTCCATACCCTACCACTGTTGGACCAGTGGAGAACAGTGGATTGAGATCTCGCTACCGTTCTTCACCCACCGTCTACAACTCCCCTACTGACAAAGAAGACTACATGACAGACCTACGAACCTTGGATACTTTTCTTAGAAGTGAAGAAGAGAAACAGCATAGAGTTAAgctgg GAAGCCCAGATTCTACTTCGCCTTCCACCAGTCCTACTTTCTGGAACCACAGTCGTTTTATGGGGGATTATGCACAAACTTTAAAGAAGTTTCAGTATCAGCTTGCCTGTAGGTCTCAGGCCCCATGTGCTAACAAAGATGAAGCTGATCTCAGTTCTAAACAAGCTGCAGAGGag gtCTGGGCAAGAGTGACTATGAATAGACAACTTCTTGATCATATGGATTCATGGACAGCCAAGTTCAGAAAT TGGATCAATGAGACAATATTAGTGCCACTTGTACAAGAGATTGAGTCTGTCAGCACACAAATGAGGCGAATGGGTTGTCCAGAGCTGCAAATAGGAG AGGCTAGTATTACTAGCTTGAAGCAGGCTGCTCTGGTCAAAGCTCCACTCATTCCAACTCTAAATACAATCGTGCAGTATCTAGACCTCACGCCAAATCAGGAATACTTGTTTGAAAGGATCAAAG AACTTTCCCAAGGAGGCTGTATGAGCTCATTTCGATGGAATAGAGGTGGAGACTTCAAAGGCCGCAAGTGGGATACAGACCTGCCCACTGATTCTGCT ATTTCATCTTACAGATATAACCACTTGAAAACATTTTTGCTAAttctttctttggagaaaaacttaaaaattggagtcatgcgcttccctggtggcgcagtggttgagagtccgcctgccgatgcaggggacacgggttcgtgccccagtccgggaagatcccacatgccgcggagcggctgggcccgtgagccatggccgctgagcctgcgcgtccggagcctgtgctccgcaacgggagaggccacaacagtgagaggcccgcgtaccgcaaaaaaaaaaaaaaaattggagtcattataa
- the TMEM209 gene encoding transmembrane protein 209 isoform X3, producing the protein MQGEPNPSASLIDRTIKMRKETEARKVVLAWGLLNVSMAGMIYTEMTGRMCSLYYNVRYWPLWYIELALGFLFSLNALFDFWRYFKYTVAPTSLVVSPGQQTLLGLKTAAVQTTPPRDLAAPQIPPSPPSPSIQGQSVLSYSPSRSPSTSPKFTTSCITGYSPQLQGLSSGGSGSYSPGVTYSPISGYNKLASYSPSPSSPYPTTVGPVENSGLRSRYRSSPTVYNSPTDKEDYMTDLRTLDTFLRSEEEKQHRVKLGSPDSTSPSTSPTFWNHSRFMGDYAQTLKKFQYQLACRSQAPCANKDEADLSSKQAAEEVWARVTMNRQLLDHMDSWTAKFRNWINETILVPLVQEIESVSTQMRRMGCPELQIGEASITSLKQAALVKAPLIPTLNTIVQYLDLTPNQEYLFERIKELSQGGCMSSFRWNRGGDFKGRKWDTDLPTDSAIIMHVFCTYLDSRLPPHPKYPDGKTFTSQHFVQTPNKPDVTNENVFCIYQSAINPPHYELIYQRHFYSLPKGRNNMFHTLLMFLYIIKTKESGMLGRVNLGLSGVNILWIFGE; encoded by the exons ATGCAAGGGGAGCCAAACCCTAGTGCTTCCCTTATTGACAGAACCATCAAgatgagaaaagaaacagaagctaGGAAAGTGGTTTTAGCCTGGGGACTCCTAAATGTATCTATGGCTGGAATGATATATACTGAAAT gactGGAAGAATGTGTAGTTTATATTATAATGTGAGATACTGGCCCCTCTGGTATATAG AGCTTGCCCTTGGATTTCTCTTCAGCCTAAACGCTTTATTTGATTTTTGGAGATATTTCAAGTACACTGTGGCACCAACAAGTCTGGTTGTTAGCCCTGGACAGCAAACACTTTTAGGGTTGAAAACAGCTG CTGTACAGACTACTCCTCCACGTGATCTGGCAGCACCCCAaatccctccctctccaccttcTCCTTCAATTCAGGGTCAGAGTGTATTAAGTTATAGCCCATCTCGCTCACCCAGTACCAGCCCCAAGTTCACCACCAGCTGTATAACTGGATACAGCCCTCAGCTACAAGGTCTGTCATCAGGTGGCAGTGGTTCTTATAGCCCTGGAGTGACCTACTCACCCATCAGTGGTTATAACAAG tTGGCCAGCTATAGTCCCTCTCCATCTTCTCCATACCCTACCACTGTTGGACCAGTGGAGAACAGTGGATTGAGATCTCGCTACCGTTCTTCACCCACCGTCTACAACTCCCCTACTGACAAAGAAGACTACATGACAGACCTACGAACCTTGGATACTTTTCTTAGAAGTGAAGAAGAGAAACAGCATAGAGTTAAgctgg GAAGCCCAGATTCTACTTCGCCTTCCACCAGTCCTACTTTCTGGAACCACAGTCGTTTTATGGGGGATTATGCACAAACTTTAAAGAAGTTTCAGTATCAGCTTGCCTGTAGGTCTCAGGCCCCATGTGCTAACAAAGATGAAGCTGATCTCAGTTCTAAACAAGCTGCAGAGGag gtCTGGGCAAGAGTGACTATGAATAGACAACTTCTTGATCATATGGATTCATGGACAGCCAAGTTCAGAAAT TGGATCAATGAGACAATATTAGTGCCACTTGTACAAGAGATTGAGTCTGTCAGCACACAAATGAGGCGAATGGGTTGTCCAGAGCTGCAAATAGGAG AGGCTAGTATTACTAGCTTGAAGCAGGCTGCTCTGGTCAAAGCTCCACTCATTCCAACTCTAAATACAATCGTGCAGTATCTAGACCTCACGCCAAATCAGGAATACTTGTTTGAAAGGATCAAAG AACTTTCCCAAGGAGGCTGTATGAGCTCATTTCGATGGAATAGAGGTGGAGACTTCAAAGGCCGCAAGTGGGATACAGACCTGCCCACTGATTCTGCT ATCATCATGCATGTGTTTTGCACCTACCTTGATTCCAGACTACCTCCACATCCTAAATACCCTGATGGAAAAACATTTACTTCTCAGCACTTTGTTCAGACACCAAATAAACCAG ACGTGACAAATGAGAATGTTTTTTGCATTTATCAGAGTGCTATCAACCCTCCCCATTATGAGCTAATCTACCAGCGTCATTTCTACAGTCTTCCAAAG GGCCGAAATAATATGTTTCATACATTATTAATGTTTCTCTACATCATAAAGACCAAAGAGTCAGGAATGCTTGG gaGAGTTAATCTTGGTCTATCCGGTGTGAATATTTTGTGGATTTTTGGCGAGTAG